A window of the Cyanobacteria bacterium QS_8_64_29 genome harbors these coding sequences:
- a CDS encoding low-complexity protein translates to MDWDAVRAGQYKQLPGADLEDALLADSDLTQSELMGANLAGADLSRANVRSARLNGANLLGAQLAAADLRATFWGANFMRADLRGADLRGADLRGGNFMGALLAQASLAGAFLSGANFSGVNLQGVEFRAADLRGANLSGANLKAASLAQAELQGANLSEANLEETDLQGANLAGANLSNANLLCAELEQATLAGAVLHSACVVGTLLELESATPASTPLAEPS, encoded by the coding sequence ATGGATTGGGATGCCGTTCGAGCCGGACAATACAAGCAGTTGCCCGGCGCCGATCTGGAAGATGCACTGCTTGCCGACAGCGACCTAACCCAAAGCGAGCTCATGGGCGCCAACCTGGCTGGTGCCGACCTATCGCGCGCAAACGTGCGCTCGGCGCGGCTCAATGGCGCCAACTTGCTAGGGGCGCAGCTCGCCGCGGCCGACCTGCGGGCCACCTTTTGGGGCGCCAACTTCATGCGGGCCGACCTGCGTGGGGCCGACCTGCGCGGGGCGGACCTGCGCGGGGGCAACTTCATGGGGGCACTGCTGGCCCAAGCCTCGCTGGCAGGCGCTTTTTTGAGCGGCGCCAACTTCAGCGGCGTCAACCTGCAAGGGGTGGAGTTCCGCGCGGCCGACCTGCGCGGTGCCAATCTCAGCGGCGCCAATTTAAAAGCAGCCAGCTTGGCGCAAGCCGAGCTTCAGGGGGCTAACCTGAGCGAGGCCAACCTGGAAGAAACCGACCTGCAAGGGGCCAATCTGGCTGGCGCCAACTTAAGCAATGCCAACTTGTTGTGTGCCGAGCTAGAGCAGGCCACCCTGGCCGGGGCAGTGCTGCACTCGGCTTGCGTGGTGGGCACGCTGCTGGAGCTGGAGAGCGCCACTCCCGCATCCACGCCCCTGGCCGAGCCAAGCTAG
- a CDS encoding isochorismate synthase, which produces MRMWTELVRTLRQGIARIFGPNDDDYPQTGVQPYEGDTDEAESSSYYHS; this is translated from the coding sequence ATGCGCATGTGGACGGAGTTGGTTCGAACGCTACGCCAAGGGATTGCGCGCATCTTTGGCCCCAACGATGACGACTACCCGCAGACGGGGGTACAGCCCTACGAAGGCGATACCGACGAGGCCGAGTCGAGCAGCTACTACCACTCCTAG
- a CDS encoding metal-dependent phosphohydrolase: protein MLDGTILKQLETAHHEHGQPLNLGVYYKNTLVALCHALEDFVLAAQSAPLLLAVFQKGKFYLEEADRYSQLAEKADRVAIAATSEAGFAEHPTGQKANVSPIALDPGDPLTQEWHLIILSPTYTAMVLCQELSQAEYAQLGQPTQDLERKFYGFWTFEPELVDETAELLIAHLGRYDGALGQALEQRRQAMAAERDRREREDIGKVVSQVVAYLQDSQQALEQSQQWRDRADSFLPASPQVLDENLASNKLQAFLRMAQLVDRADVNNPNRAAEVTALSETLGQLLELPAWQQKRLRFASWLHRLVPTVGTEIASLEGEAPTCQLLPGVQSLRALPQMSAVANIITHQSECWNGTGPPGGLSHDAIPLESRILALAREFQSRVNAIRTLRPQPDQAPPEREQALAQALEECRQQAGEAFDPKLVEALELVVAGLQQGITLEASQPKMAAGLWLLEEEASGG, encoded by the coding sequence ATGCTGGACGGCACCATCCTCAAGCAGCTAGAAACGGCCCATCACGAGCACGGCCAACCCCTCAATCTGGGGGTGTATTACAAAAACACCCTAGTGGCGCTCTGCCATGCGCTCGAGGACTTTGTGCTGGCGGCCCAGAGCGCGCCGCTGCTGCTGGCAGTGTTCCAGAAAGGCAAGTTTTATCTCGAGGAGGCCGATCGCTACAGCCAGCTGGCCGAGAAAGCCGATCGCGTGGCGATCGCGGCCACGTCAGAGGCGGGCTTTGCCGAGCATCCCACCGGGCAAAAGGCCAACGTCTCGCCCATTGCGCTGGACCCCGGCGATCCGCTGACCCAGGAGTGGCACCTCATCATCCTGTCGCCCACCTACACGGCGATGGTGCTGTGCCAAGAGCTCTCCCAGGCCGAATACGCGCAATTGGGCCAGCCCACTCAGGACTTGGAGCGCAAGTTTTACGGCTTTTGGACCTTTGAGCCCGAGTTGGTGGATGAGACCGCCGAGCTGCTCATCGCCCATTTGGGCCGCTATGACGGCGCGCTGGGACAGGCGCTGGAGCAGCGCCGGCAGGCCATGGCAGCCGAGCGCGATCGCCGCGAGCGCGAGGACATTGGGAAGGTGGTTTCGCAGGTGGTGGCCTACCTCCAGGACAGCCAGCAAGCGCTCGAGCAGTCCCAGCAATGGCGGGACCGAGCCGACTCTTTCTTGCCGGCCTCCCCCCAAGTGCTGGATGAGAACTTGGCCTCCAACAAGCTGCAAGCCTTTTTGCGCATGGCGCAGCTCGTCGACCGCGCGGATGTCAACAATCCCAATCGGGCCGCCGAGGTGACTGCCTTGAGCGAGACCCTGGGACAGCTGCTGGAGCTGCCCGCTTGGCAGCAGAAGCGGCTGCGCTTTGCCAGCTGGCTGCATCGGCTGGTGCCCACCGTGGGTACCGAAATTGCCTCCCTGGAGGGCGAAGCGCCCACTTGCCAGCTGCTGCCGGGGGTGCAGAGCCTGCGCGCCCTGCCCCAAATGAGCGCGGTTGCCAACATCATTACCCACCAGAGCGAGTGTTGGAACGGAACGGGACCGCCTGGTGGACTATCCCACGATGCCATTCCGCTCGAGTCGCGCATTCTGGCGCTGGCGCGTGAGTTTCAATCGCGCGTCAATGCCATTCGCACGTTGCGCCCGCAACCGGACCAAGCACCACCGGAGCGCGAGCAAGCCCTAGCCCAGGCCCTTGAGGAATGCCGGCAGCAAGCTGGCGAGGCCTTTGACCCCAAGTTGGTTGAGGCGCTAGAGCTAGTGGTGGCTGGGCTGCAGCAGGGCATTACCCTAGAGGCCAGCCAACCCAAAATGGCAGCCGGGTTGTGGCTGCTCGAGGAAGAAGCCAGTGGCGGATAA
- a CDS encoding S9 family peptidase → MTTATAAQPETQLPPLIPRETLFGNPQRSRPRLSPDARYFSYIAPDEQDVLQVWLQQPEAAQDRQLTADRKRGIRAYFWTYRPEQLIYLQDADGDENYHLYLVDVATGVVRDLTPFQGVKAQPIELDPEFPDQILVGLNLNSAEKFDVYRIDLRNGAVEFEAENPGNIVSWSADARFQTRAAVAATADGGTDLLYRETPNGDWETLRHWGPDDEGGVVGFSQDGGTLYLVGSHDANAQRAITLDLASRRETVLAADPHYDADDILIHPTDRTVQAVSFYKAQQEWQVLDERIAPDFEALAQLQAGEFSVISRDLSDRHWLVAYLADDGPVYYYRYDRDSRTGERLFSNRPELEDLSLAAMQPVQYQARDGLTIHGYLTTPVGLPAQNLPAVLLVHGGPWARDTWGYHPEVQWLANRGYAVLQVNFRGSTGYGKAFLNAGNREWGGAMHADLVDAVQWLTQQGIADPERVAIMGGSYGGYATLAGLTFTPETFACGVDIVGPSNLITLIQSVPPYWKPMMAMFAHRVGNIETEADFLQARSPLLYTDRIQKPLLIAQGANDPRVKQAESEQIVEAMQRAGKPVEYVVYTDEGHGFARPENRLHFHALAEAFLARYLGGRAEPMGTIEGHSGTIQANPEQ, encoded by the coding sequence ATGACCACTGCAACGGCAGCGCAACCCGAAACGCAACTCCCGCCGCTCATCCCGCGCGAGACCCTATTTGGCAACCCCCAGCGCAGTCGGCCGCGACTCTCGCCCGATGCCCGCTACTTCAGCTACATTGCCCCTGACGAGCAGGACGTGCTGCAGGTCTGGTTGCAGCAACCGGAGGCGGCGCAGGACCGCCAGCTCACCGCCGACCGCAAGCGCGGCATTCGGGCTTATTTCTGGACGTATCGGCCCGAGCAGCTGATTTACCTGCAAGATGCCGATGGTGACGAGAACTACCACCTGTACCTGGTGGATGTCGCCACGGGCGTCGTACGCGATCTGACTCCGTTTCAGGGTGTCAAGGCGCAGCCCATCGAGCTGGATCCTGAATTTCCGGACCAGATACTGGTGGGATTGAATCTCAACAGCGCCGAGAAATTCGACGTTTACCGCATCGACCTGCGCAACGGCGCTGTCGAGTTCGAAGCCGAGAACCCCGGCAACATTGTCAGCTGGAGCGCCGATGCCCGCTTCCAAACCCGGGCGGCCGTCGCGGCAACAGCCGATGGCGGCACGGACCTGCTCTACCGCGAAACCCCTAATGGCGACTGGGAGACGCTGCGCCACTGGGGGCCGGATGACGAAGGCGGTGTTGTGGGCTTTTCCCAAGACGGCGGCACGCTCTACCTGGTGGGCTCGCACGACGCCAACGCCCAACGCGCGATCACGCTGGATCTGGCCAGCCGCCGCGAAACGGTGCTGGCGGCCGACCCGCACTACGATGCCGACGACATCCTCATCCATCCCACCGATCGCACCGTCCAGGCAGTCTCGTTCTACAAAGCGCAGCAAGAGTGGCAGGTGCTCGACGAGCGCATTGCCCCTGACTTTGAGGCGCTGGCCCAGCTGCAGGCGGGTGAGTTTTCCGTCATCAGCCGCGATTTAAGCGATCGCCACTGGTTGGTGGCCTACCTCGCCGACGACGGCCCGGTCTACTACTACCGCTACGATCGCGACTCGCGCACCGGCGAGCGGCTGTTTAGCAACCGGCCGGAACTCGAGGACCTGTCGCTGGCTGCCATGCAGCCGGTGCAGTACCAGGCCCGCGATGGGCTCACCATCCACGGCTACCTCACCACGCCAGTGGGCCTGCCGGCCCAAAACCTGCCGGCGGTGCTGCTGGTGCACGGCGGCCCCTGGGCGCGCGATACCTGGGGCTACCACCCTGAGGTGCAGTGGCTGGCCAACCGCGGCTACGCCGTGCTGCAAGTCAACTTCCGCGGCTCGACCGGCTACGGCAAAGCCTTCCTCAATGCCGGCAACCGCGAGTGGGGCGGGGCCATGCACGCCGATTTGGTCGATGCCGTGCAGTGGCTCACCCAGCAAGGCATTGCCGATCCCGAGCGCGTCGCCATCATGGGCGGATCCTACGGGGGCTACGCCACGCTTGCCGGCCTAACGTTTACCCCCGAGACCTTTGCCTGCGGCGTGGACATTGTCGGGCCCTCCAACCTGATAACGCTCATCCAGAGCGTGCCCCCCTACTGGAAGCCCATGATGGCGATGTTCGCCCATCGGGTGGGCAACATCGAGACCGAGGCGGACTTTTTGCAGGCGCGATCGCCGCTGCTCTACACGGATCGGATCCAAAAACCGCTGCTGATTGCCCAAGGCGCCAACGACCCGCGCGTCAAGCAGGCCGAGAGCGAGCAAATCGTTGAGGCCATGCAGCGCGCCGGCAAGCCAGTCGAGTACGTGGTCTACACCGACGAAGGCCACGGCTTCGCACGGCCCGAGAACCGCCTGCACTTTCACGCGCTCGCCGAGGCATTCCTCGCGCGCTATCTGGGCGGGCGCGCCGAACCCATGGGAACCATTGAGGGGCACTCGGGGACCATTCAAGCTAACCCCGAGCAGTAA
- a CDS encoding radical SAM protein, producing the protein MTERILYVRLPCNPIFPIGVVYLADHIHKQFPHIEQQIFDMGTVAPLDFGRSLDACIDRFQPTLLVFSWRDIQLYAPVGGRGGNPLQYAFEFFYAQNPLLKLRGALGGLRVMRAYYGELWRNLGLIKRGIKRTQRYEPQARTVVGGGAVSVFYEQLQHKLPRGTIVSVGEGEMLLEKLLCGEDFTSERCYVVGEVPPRPNLIHERPTPVEKTACDYDYIERMWPAFRYYVQDNDFYMGVQTKRGCPHNCCYCIYTVVEGKQVRINSADGVVAEMRQLYDRGIRKFWFTDAQFIPAKKYVEEAKTLLRAIRDAGMTDINWAAYIRADNLTPELCELMVETGMNYFEIGISSGSQELVRKMRMGYNLRTVLQNCRDLKAAGYQDLVSVNYSFNVIDEREATIRQTVAYHRELERIFGQANVEPAIFFIGLQPHTHLERYALRNGEIASDYNPMSLMPWTAKKLLWNPEPLGSFLGEVCLQAWQQNPDDFGREVMRILEARVGRAPLEEALQAPLEAKHKDLVTAS; encoded by the coding sequence ATGACGGAGCGCATCCTCTACGTTCGGCTCCCGTGCAACCCCATCTTTCCCATTGGGGTCGTCTACCTGGCCGACCACATCCACAAGCAGTTTCCCCACATCGAGCAGCAAATTTTCGATATGGGGACGGTCGCACCGCTCGATTTTGGGCGATCGCTCGATGCCTGCATCGATCGCTTCCAACCCACGCTGCTGGTGTTCTCCTGGCGCGACATCCAGCTCTACGCGCCCGTCGGGGGGCGGGGCGGCAACCCGCTGCAGTACGCCTTCGAGTTTTTCTACGCCCAGAACCCGCTGCTCAAGCTGCGCGGCGCGCTAGGAGGGCTGCGCGTCATGCGCGCCTACTATGGCGAGCTATGGCGCAATCTGGGGCTCATCAAGCGCGGCATCAAGCGCACCCAGCGCTACGAACCGCAAGCGCGCACTGTCGTTGGCGGGGGTGCGGTGAGCGTGTTTTACGAGCAGCTCCAGCACAAGCTACCGCGCGGCACCATCGTCTCGGTGGGCGAGGGCGAGATGCTGCTGGAGAAGCTGCTGTGCGGTGAGGACTTCACCAGCGAGCGCTGCTACGTCGTTGGCGAGGTACCACCGCGTCCCAACCTCATCCACGAGCGGCCCACGCCCGTGGAAAAAACGGCCTGCGACTACGACTACATCGAGCGCATGTGGCCGGCCTTTCGCTACTACGTCCAAGACAACGACTTCTACATGGGAGTCCAGACCAAGCGCGGTTGCCCCCACAACTGCTGCTACTGCATTTATACTGTCGTCGAAGGCAAGCAGGTGCGCATCAACTCGGCCGATGGAGTCGTCGCCGAGATGCGCCAGCTCTACGATCGCGGCATCCGCAAGTTTTGGTTTACCGACGCGCAGTTCATCCCCGCCAAAAAATACGTCGAGGAAGCCAAAACGCTGCTGCGCGCGATCCGCGATGCGGGCATGACCGATATTAACTGGGCCGCCTACATCCGGGCAGACAACCTCACCCCCGAGCTCTGCGAGCTCATGGTCGAGACGGGGATGAACTATTTCGAGATCGGCATTAGCAGCGGTTCCCAAGAGCTGGTGCGCAAGATGCGCATGGGCTACAACCTGCGCACCGTGCTGCAGAACTGTCGGGACCTCAAAGCCGCCGGCTACCAGGATTTGGTCTCGGTGAACTACTCGTTTAACGTCATCGACGAGCGCGAGGCAACCATCCGCCAAACAGTGGCCTACCACCGCGAGCTGGAGCGCATCTTTGGGCAAGCCAACGTCGAGCCCGCCATCTTTTTCATCGGGCTGCAACCCCACACCCATCTGGAGCGCTACGCCTTGCGCAACGGCGAGATTGCCTCGGACTACAATCCCATGAGCCTCATGCCCTGGACGGCGAAAAAGCTACTGTGGAACCCGGAGCCGCTGGGCTCGTTCTTGGGCGAGGTCTGCCTGCAAGCTTGGCAGCAGAACCCGGACGATTTCGGCCGCGAGGTCATGCGCATCCTGGAGGCGCGCGTGGGTCGCGCGCCGCTAGAGGAAGCGCTGCAGGCCCCGCTCGAGGCCAAGCACAAAGATTTAGTTACGGCTTCCTAG